The window AGGCAGGGAGGAACAGAAGGAAGCGAAGGGAGCCAAGGGGTGGCCTTACTCGGGGGTGGCGGGGCGCTGTGAGCTAACGGAGCGCGTCGCGATAGCGGGGAGGGAAGGCAGGTTTTTCCAGAAGGTCGCGAAGGACACGAAGGGAAGGCGGCAAAGGCAGGGAGGAACAGAAGGAAGCTAAGGAAGCCAAGGGGTGGCCTGAGTCGGGGGTGGCGGGGCGCTGTGAACTAACGGAGCGCGTCGCGATAGCGGGGAGGGAAGGCAGGTTTTTACAGAGCCGAGGCTTTGCGAGACAGGCGGGGCCAACGTCGCAAAGGACGCAAAGGGGAGGAGTGCAGCCGATGTTGCCCCGGCTGCACGGAAATCTGGGAATGCGCCGCGCTTATTAGCTCAGGCTATGAAGGCCGATGGTGTTGCCCTCGGTGTCGCGGAAGATGGCGATGAAGCCATGCTCGCCGATGCCGAGGCGCGGCTGTAGCACGGTGCCGCCGGCGGCGGGGATGCGGGAGAGGACGCCGTCGAGGTCGCCCTCGACATTGAGGTAAATGAGCGTGCCGCCCGCGCCGGGGCCGTGGCCCTCCTTTTTCACGAGGGCTCCGCCGATGCCGTTTTCATAGTCAAAGGGGAAGATGGCCATCTCCATCCCGCTCTCCGGGTTCTCGGGGGTGTCGAGTTCGGTTTCCAGGATGGAGGCGTAAAAGGCGCGGGCGCGGATGAGGTCGGCTACGTAGATGTCGAACCAGCTGAGGGCGTTTTTCTTGCTCATGATGTGATGTGTTTTTGTGTGGAGTCCGCGCGGTTTTGCGGCGGACGGGGGGCATCATGGCAGGGGGCACTGACAACCCTATGTCAGCAGGGATTTTTCAGGCCGGTGGGAGTCGGTGAAAATCGGCCAGCCGCGTGGCCTGGGCGACGACGCGGTCGCGGAGCTCGGGCGGCGCGAGGATTTCCACCTCCGTGCCGTGCGAGAGCACCCAGGGCGTGATCCAGTCGAGATTGCCGATCTGGAAGCGCAGGACGACGCCCTCGGGGGTGGCGGTCTCGGTGAACCGGCCCTGCGTCCAGTGGCGGCGTACGCGATCCGCCGCGCGCGGGGTGAGGCGCAGCGCGACCTCCGTGCCGCACTCCTCCTCGGTCCACGAGGCGATGTGGTCGGCGAGGGAAAAGGATTCGTGCGGGGCAAAGGTCTCGTCGCGCACGGTGAGCGAGACGATGCGATCGGTGCGAAAATCGCGGTAATCCTCGCGGAGTCGGCAATACGCGATGAGGTGCCAGTGGGAGGAGTAGTACACGATGCCGAGCGGCTCGACGGTGCGCCGGGTGGTCTCCTCGCCGCCGCCGGTGCGGTAATCCAGCGCGACGACCTGGCAGCGGGCGATGGCGTGCTGGAGCCGGGCGAGAGCGGGATGGTGCGAGCGCGGGCCGCGCTGCGAGGTGATGAAGAGGGCGGTGGATTTTTCCAGCCGGTCGAGGTCGCCCTGGTGGCCGGCGGGGAGGACGGAGCGGATCTTCGCGAGGGCCGAGCGCATCTGCTCGTAGAGCGAGGCGTCGGCGAGATGGCTCACCAGCTCCGCCCCGAGGAAGAGGGCGCCCGCCTCGCCCGGCGTGAACGCCACGGGCGGCATGTGGTAGCCGCGCGCGATGCTATACCCCACGCCCGCCTCGGCCACGATGGGCACCCCGGCCTCGCCCAGCGCCGCGATGTCGCGATACACCGTACGCAGGCTGATCTCAAAGTGATCGGCCACCTCCTGCGCCGTGATGACGCGCCGACCCTGCAGCAGCAGGATCATGCCGGTGAGACGATCGATGCGATTCATGGCGCGGAGTGTGACAGGTTTTCCAGAAGGCCGCAAAGGCGGGATCGAACAGAAGGAAGCAAAGGACACAAAGGGAAGACCGCAAAGGCAGGGAGGAACAGAAGGAAGCGAAGGAAGCCAAGGGGTGGCCTGAGCCGGAGGTGGCGGGGCGCTGTGAACTTAGGGAGTGCGCCGTGATGGCACGGAAGACAGGTTTTTACAGAAGGTCGCAAAGGACACGAAGGGAAGGCGGCCAAGGCAGGAGTGAACAGAAGGAAGCGAAGGAAGCCAAGGGGTGGCCTGACTCGGGGGTGACGGGACGTGGCGAACTCAGGGCGTGCGCGGTGATGGCGTGAAGCGGGAGACGGGTATTACAAAAGGTCGCGAAGGACACGAAGGGAAAGCCGGAAAGGCCGTGACGAAACAGAGCCGCCTGACGGTCGCGATCTTCACCCCGCCCGCCGCGCCGGGCCATATCGGGATATGCGGCATGGCGCGGGACGGGCTTTCGGAGAGGGTGCCTTAGGCTTTGCCAGTAGGGATCACGACGGCCTCCTGACGTGATCCAGGCATCCCGTGGAAGGCATGGCGGCCCGGCGCGGGAATGGGTCTTCTCAAGCTCTGGCTCTTTCTTGCCTGCGTGCGATTATCATCTGCACGATGAGCTGAGTCTATTGACTAAGCCATCCGGGGTGGAGGCGGGCATTCTCCGGGAAACCGCTTGGCATTTCTGTCGGCCTTTGTTTAGGCTCGCGGGGTCGAGTCCCCCCTTGCGATGGAGAAGTCAAATCCAGAGAGAGCGCCGGTAATGCCTGCTGCCTGATTTCCAGAAGGAACTCGCTTTGCATAGGAAGGAACACGTGGATTGCACTTAACCGAGCACGAGCAGGGAAGAGACGAGGGCGGGGGGTTCCTCCGGGATGGCGGGGCGGAGGCTGCTGCGCCGGATGGGCTGGGGTGCGGATTTCCCGGCGGGAGGGTACGACATGGCGCATAGGACCCGGCCAGAGCGAAGGGGGGCTCCCAGGCAGACGGCTCCCGGCATGGCTCGCGCGGAGGGGGCGGCGTTGCTGACGCGGCGGATGCTGGGCCGACTCGTGCTGCTGGCTTTTTTGGTCACCTTCACGACGGCGCGGATCGGGCTGGCGCTGGACATGCTTTACAATGGCCCGAAGGTCTTCCTGCACATCCAGGATACGCATGTGCATCATCTCGTCTACGGGGTCATCCTGCTGGGGCTGGTGGGCGGGTATGTGATCTTCGGGCGATCGAGTGTGGCTCGGCAGCGGTTGACGGCGCTTCTTTATGGGGTGGGGCTGGCGCTGGTGTGCGACGAGTTTGGCATGTGGGTGCGGCTGGAGCCGGACTACTGGGAGCGGCTCAGCTATGACGCGGTGGCGGTGGTGACGGGCGTGCTGGCCTTTGTGTCGTTCTGCCCGGAATCCCAACCCCCGGCGCGGAGGCCGTGGCGGAGGATCGCGGCGGTGGGCGTGGCGTGTGTGATGCTGTCCCTGGCCCTGGGGGGCGCGCTAAATCTGCTGCAGGACCGATTCGGGCACGAACTCAAGGCAGCCGAGGGCATCACTCCCAAGAAACGAAGCCCGACGAGCGGGGACAACTGGGGGAGCCGCTGAGAAATCGTCGCCCGTGCCCGATGGCATTGCGCGTCGGCCGCCGTGCCATGAGACGGCGAGTCGACCGGGAAAGCTCTCGCCGCCGGGGTGTCGGATCGCTTAGTTTTTCCGGGCGTAATTCTATCTCGGATGAAAGCGGTTTCCCTGGTGGCGGCATTGATGGTGGCGGTCCTGTGCGGCGGGTGCAAAGACACGCGCAAGATGCATGAACAGGGCGCGAGGGGCGTGGCGGAGTTTCACCGGCTCTACAATGCGGAGAAATACGCGGAGATCTTCACGGCGGCGGACCCGGACTTTGGCAGGGAGATCACGCTGCCGGATTTTCAGCAATTCCTAAGCGCCATGCGGGGCCGGCTGGGAAAGGTGATTCACTCGACGGAAAGCGGCTGGGGCGCGAGCAGCCAGCATGACAAGCGCTTCTCGCTCTCGCTGGGAGAGGGCGTGCGAGCCAGCGGTGGAAGCGACAAGGATTTCGTCACGCTAAGCCAAAAGACGACCTATGAGAAAGGCGAGGCCAGGGAGACTTTTGTCTTCGTCGTGCGCGATGGACAGGCGCTCCTTTATGACTACCGGGTCGAGCCGCCTGCCCTCATCAAAAACTAGGTCGCAGTCGAGGCAGCGGGCGGTCCCGGCAGGCCGGGCGAGAGGTGCCTCACCCTGCGGAAACCGGCTGGTTTCTTCACCGCGAAAAAGCCTTCCCGGCGGCGGAGCGGCGGTGTAGTGGGGAGGGAATGATCTCCCTCGGTAGATTGGTGTCGGGCCGGGCGCTTTGCCTGGCGGGTGTGATGGCTCTCGCAATGGGCGCGTCGCAGGCGGCGGAGCCGGTGATGAAGGAGCGCACAAATCTGCGCAATCAACGCTACGGCGAGATCCTCGTCGTGAAGGGCGGCCCGTGGAGCTACACCGCCACGGTGTACAACACGGTCGGCCTCAATGATTGCCCCGAGGCGGCGTGGAAAAAGCTCGACGCCAAGGCGCTGAAAAAGGAACTCGGCGCGCGCACGGTCATCCTCAACGGGCCGCGCCATTTCATGATGGACTCCAACGCGCTGAAAAATCCCGGCGGCGTCTCGACCTTTGACGGCCTGGAGGCTCGCCGCCTCGCGACGGTCGACATCACGCTGCCCGACATCCTGCGCGGCCGCAGCAAACCGTACACCGGCAACACGGTGAACCGCACCACCCGCTATGTCTACAAGGCCGGGCTGCCGGTGTATGAACTCGTCTCGCCAAAGGGCGACGTCTATGTGATGCAGAGCTATTCGCTCCAGGTCGACCCGACCCTCACCGCCGCCGACCTGCCGAATCTCGGCAAAAAGCTCAAGCTCCCGAAGGGCTGGCAGTACCGCGTGGTGACGCCGAAGGAAGACCTCGTATTGACCACCTCCGGCACCGCCACCGTCCTGCAGGACGAGCTTTTGAATTCCTACCAAAAGAGGTAGGGGCCGGAGGAGTTTTCAGTGATTCAGTTTTCAGACTGCGTGTGGAGGCGCGGCGCGGCGGGTTTGCCGCTGGCGGCCCGGCGATGACGCGGCACGCTGAGGATTGAACAGAAGGAAGCGAAGGGAACGAAGGGCAAGGCCGGAAGGCATTTTTACAAAAGGCCGCGTCTCCGCGAAGGGGGCGCGGCTTTTTTGGGCGGGACTTTTCGCGTAGAGTGCAAACGTCGGTATTTTCTCGGCGCTTTTCCGCTTGTATGATGAAATCGGGTATCGAGAGTGTGTTACCAGTCGCCCAAGCGCGGTAGATACAGAAAACAGCGCTCAAGGTGCAAACGGACCATGGCAATCACATCTCACCAAATTGATCTCTGGCTAGCATCTCCTTCTGAGAACCAAACTTTGGAGTTCAAGGAAGCCAAGACGCAGTTCGATAACAAAAAGCTGTATGAGTATTGCGTGGCCTTGGCGAACGAGGGCGGCGGCCACTTGTTGCTTGGAGTTACGGACAAGCGGCCGCGAAACGTGGTCGGTACCCTGGCTTTCAATGATCTGGTGGCGATGACAGCGAAGCTGTTCGAAGCGGTAGGTTTCCGCGTGGACATTGAGGAGGTGCGGCATCCCGACGGGAGAGTAGTAGTTTTCCATATCCCTTCTCGTCCGCGCGGAACAGCCTATCATCTGAATGGGAAGTATCTGATGCGTTCAGGTGAGGCGTTGGTCCCGATGTCGGAGGATAGATTACGCAGCATATTCGCTGAAGGCGGACCGGACTGGAGTGAGGAATATAGCAAGACCGGGCTCGATGGTCAGGAAGTTGTTGATCTACTCGACACACAGGCGTTCTTCGAATTGATGAGGCAGCCGTATCCGACGGATCGCGCGGGAGTATTGAATGCCTTGGCAAATGTGCGGTTGATTGACCAGGAGAATGGAGCTTTTTCAATACGCCGTATCGGCGCGCT of the Terrimicrobium sacchariphilum genome contains:
- a CDS encoding helix-turn-helix transcriptional regulator, whose product is MNRIDRLTGMILLLQGRRVITAQEVADHFEISLRTVYRDIAALGEAGVPIVAEAGVGYSIARGYHMPPVAFTPGEAGALFLGAELVSHLADASLYEQMRSALAKIRSVLPAGHQGDLDRLEKSTALFITSQRGPRSHHPALARLQHAIARCQVVALDYRTGGGEETTRRTVEPLGIVYYSSHWHLIAYCRLREDYRDFRTDRIVSLTVRDETFAPHESFSLADHIASWTEEECGTEVALRLTPRAADRVRRHWTQGRFTETATPEGVVLRFQIGNLDWITPWVLSHGTEVEILAPPELRDRVVAQATRLADFHRLPPA
- a CDS encoding VOC family protein gives rise to the protein MSKKNALSWFDIYVADLIRARAFYASILETELDTPENPESGMEMAIFPFDYENGIGGALVKKEGHGPGAGGTLIYLNVEGDLDGVLSRIPAAGGTVLQPRLGIGEHGFIAIFRDTEGNTIGLHSLS